GTCATTATGTTGCGCCCGGTATCCTGTGAAAATCTTTGTCGATCCGTCATCCATACGTACCGGGATGCGGACGGTCAACATCCGAAGTGGCTCTTTCAAGAGCTCATACATCTCTTCTGGATACCCGAGCTTATCAAGCGCCTCGTGTATCACTTCTTGTGTCGATTCAAGGATGTTTTTTCGTTTTTGATGACCTTTTTCTTGATCCGTAATCATGAAGGTTTCCTCCCCTAAATTGTCAATTCTCCCCCAAGAATCAACCTCGTATTCGTTTAAAAGTATAGCTGATACGCGCCCAATTTGAAAGGCTTTTACAAAAATAATGAAAGCGTTTTCTAAAATGAAAAAAGAAGGGGGAATTTAAACTGTACCCTGAGTAGTAGACACTAAAAAAAAGTCTACTGCTCAGGGTTTTTGTGTACACTGGACTAAATCATATTGGGAGTGAATTCGAGTGTCGAAGAAGATATTTACGTCAAAAGAAATAGATGCGCTAGCCGCAAATCCTTACGTTAAATCTGTGAGCCCGAAAGGGATCACGTATACCGATGAGTTTAAGGAACTTTTTATAGCACAGACGTTGGAAGGAAAGTTCCCTGTGGAAATCTTCCGGGGATGTGGATTCGATGTGGAGGTACTCGGTGAACGGCGTATGAGTTCTTGTAAAAATCGTTGGACACGAGCTTACCGAAAAGATGGGGTAATGGGGCTGCGCGATACACGATCAAGTAATTCAGGACGTTGGAGAGATAAAGAGCTGTCGACAGAAGAACGGTACGCGAAGCTCGAGGCCGAAAACAAACTGTTGAAAGCAGAGGTCGAACTATTAAAGGAGATCCGCCTGGCGGAAGGGAGAGGAAAGCTGGACTTAACGCATCGCAAAAGTATGAGCTGATTCAAGGTGTCATCATCAAGCACAAAATGAAGGGGATGGTCAGCCATCTCTGCCAGGTGGCCGGGGTGTCACGTCAGGGATACCACGCCTATTTCTCGGAACGGAGGAGACAGACCAGACAGGAGCGCGAATCGAAAGACGTGGCTCTTCGTGACCTCGTTCTGAAGGCGTTCCACTTCAAGAAGCGCAAGAAGGGTGCTAGGCAGATCAAGATGGTGCTGTCTGGTCATTTCGGTGTGACGATGAACCTGAAGTGTATCCGACGTATCATGCGGAAATACAACATCGTGTGTCCAATCCGCAAGGCGAAGCCATACAAACGGCTCATTAAGGCGACGGCCGAGCACCGGGTGGTGCCGAATCGCCTCAAACGCGAATTCAAACAGGGCACTCCCTACAAGGTGCTTCTCACCGATATCACCTACATATTTTACGGGAACGGTAAGCGAGCCTATCTTTCGACCATCGTGGACGGTTCGACCAATGAGGTACTGGCGCATCAACTCTCTGAGAACATCAATCTCGACATTGTATTGGATACGTTGAAGCGTTTACGGAAGAACCGGAGGATTCGCTTGGACAAGGACGCATTCATCCATTCAGATCAAGGAGGGCACTACACGAGCCCGACCTATCAGAAAGAGGTGAAGCGTATGAAGCTAGGTCAATCCATGTCCCGACGGGGCAACTGTTGGGATAACGCTGTCCAGGAATCATTCTTTGGACATTTCAAGGATATCGTCGAGTTAAAGGCCTGTACCACGTTCGATTCACTACAGCGTGAAATCCGAAAAACCATTAACTATTACAACCATCATCGTTATCAATGGAACATGAAAAAGATGACTCCCGTACAGTACAGGAATCATCTCCTTGAATCAGCATAAGTTTTTTTATTAATGTCCTTTACAAGGGGTACAGATTAATTCCCTTCTTACTTTTCTAGTGCCAGTTCGATGAATCGCTCTAACAGCTCACCGTACGAGATCCCGACGGCCCGGGCGCTGTCCGGGAACAAGCTGAGCGGTGTCATACCCGGAAGCGTGTTCGTCTCTAAAATATAAGCGAGCCCATCTTCAGAGACGAGGAAGTCCGAACGAGAATAACCGCTGCAACCGAGGGCACGGTGCGCTTTGATGGCAGCCGTTTGAACTTCTTCAGTCAACGCGTCCGGCAACTCGGCCGGACAAACGTGAATCGATCCACCTTCTGAATACTTCGACTCATAGTCATAAAATTCATTTTTCGGGATGATCTCGATGACCGGGAGTGCGGCCTCAGCCCCGTGATTCCCAAGGACAGGTACCGTCAACTCACGGCCTTTAATATATTGCTCGACCAAGACAGCCGTATCGCACGCGAACGCTTTATCAATCCCTTCACGGAGCATCGCTTCGTCCATCGCGATCGTCAATCCGTTCGATGACCCTTCTTGGGCCGGCTTGACGACACATGGAAACTCACTGCCCCACTCGACAATTTTTGCGTCGATGTCGTCGCCCGACTCGATGAGGACGTCACGGGCGATGCGAATGCCGGCAGCGGCGAAAATAATTTTCGCACGGGCTTTGTCCATCGCAAGCGCTGATGCCAAAACGCCCGACCCCGTGTACGGCAATCCGGCCATCTCTAAGAGCGACTGAACACGGCCATCTTCGCCGTATTTGCCATGCAGGGCGCTGACGACGACGTCGGCTTGAAGCGTCAACAGCTCATTGGCCCGGTCCGGGTGAAAATCAATCGCCACGACGTCGTGACCCCGTGCTTCGAGCGCTTCAATCATTCCTTTACCACTCGTGAGCGACACTTCCCGCTCACCTGATACACCACCATATAATACCGCGACTTTCATCAAATCTCTCCTTCGGCTAACTTCTCAAAAATTCAAGTTTTATCATACCATGTGTCGGCCGAAAACAATAGAAACAGAACAGTAAAAAAGCCATACTTACGCGAACGTATCGTACAGCTGTTTCACGGCTTGTTCAGTTTGAATCGTCTTGCCGTACTCCATCATGACGTAAGGGCTGACGGTCGTCGTGCGGCCGTATTCCGACAAGATGGCGGCCAACCGCTCTTCGACGTCCGGTTTGAGCACTTCGACGAAGTGTAAATAATAGTGTCCGTCATAATGGTAGAGCGCCCCGCCCTGTTCTGTATCCTGCATGTGCGGGAACAGACGGACCGAGGCGTTGATGACGTCCTCGATATCATCAAACTGATAAATCAGATGATGAATCACATCGATCGTCAAACGGATCTCGACTTGTTCTTGATCCGCATCCGGGACGGCTGCCTCGACTTTTTGGACGTCGATGACGAGCCCATCACGGGGAAACATTGTCACGTTCAAGTCGACGGTGCCTTGGGGCATGAAACCGAATTCCGCTTCCGCCGTCTCGAGCAATTCCCGCCACAAGTCTTGACCACTCTCGCCAACGATCGTATCGATGGCAATCCCTCGAATCGAAAGGTCACTCGCCGTCAAATATACCCTTAAATGTTCTTTAGTTTGCTTTTCAAATCTCAAACGAAAACCTCCAAAGATTAATCAATCCTACTTTATAAGCTACTCTCGTTTGTGCAACCTGTCAAATAGTTGACAACCACTCGGTCCATGCCTCGGGCGTATCTCCAAGGAAGGCCGACTCAAACTCGGACGCGTGAAGGCTGACGGCATATCCTCCGGCCCCGATGACGAGATCGGGATGATCCGCTTGGATAAATCGCATCGCCTCTTTCAGGTCCTCGAGATGTTCCGTCAACGTGCAGGAGAAGATCAAGCACTTGGCGTGGATATCGTGCAACGCCTCATTTAAATCCTCTTTCGGGAAGCCCGCACCAAGGAAAATCACGTCGTATCCATATTGACGCAAATAAAGCGTCACGAACAACAGACCGATCTCGTGCATCTCACCCGGGGCACACACACAAATGATCCGCGGTAAAAATGGATTCATCGGCATCTGCAGCGAGAGGGTCGACAATCGGGCCCGCAAAAAAGCGGTCGCAAAATGCTCATGCGCGATCGTGATGTCCCCATTCTCCCAACGCGTCCCGATTTCCACCAACAACGGACCAATGATATCTTTCGTGACCTTCTCAAAGCTGAACGTATTAAAGGCACGATTGATCAAATCGTGCGCCTTGCGTTCGTCAAATGAAAG
This sequence is a window from Exiguobacterium mexicanum. Protein-coding genes within it:
- a CDS encoding IS3 family transposase (programmed frameshift), whose protein sequence is MSKKIFTSKEIDALAANPYVKSVSPKGITYTDEFKELFIAQTLEGKFPVEIFRGCGFDVEVLGERRMSSCKNRWTRAYRKDGVMGLRDTRSSNSGRWRDKELSTEERYAKLEAENKLLKAEVELLKEIRLAEGKRKAGLNASQKYELIQGVIIKHKMKGMVSHLCQVAGVSRQGYHAYFSERRRQTRQERESKDVALRDLVLKAFHFKKRKKGARQIKMVLSGHFGVTMNLKCIRRIMRKYNIVCPIRKAKPYKRLIKATAEHRVVPNRLKREFKQGTPYKVLLTDITYIFYGNGKRAYLSTIVDGSTNEVLAHQLSENINLDIVLDTLKRLRKNRRIRLDKDAFIHSDQGGHYTSPTYQKEVKRMKLGQSMSRRGNCWDNAVQESFFGHFKDIVELKACTTFDSLQREIRKTINYYNHHRYQWNMKKMTPVQYRNHLLESA
- a CDS encoding D-alanine--D-alanine ligase; the protein is MKVAVLYGGVSGEREVSLTSGKGMIEALEARGHDVVAIDFHPDRANELLTLQADVVVSALHGKYGEDGRVQSLLEMAGLPYTGSGVLASALAMDKARAKIIFAAAGIRIARDVLIESGDDIDAKIVEWGSEFPCVVKPAQEGSSNGLTIAMDEAMLREGIDKAFACDTAVLVEQYIKGRELTVPVLGNHGAEAALPVIEIIPKNEFYDYESKYSEGGSIHVCPAELPDALTEEVQTAAIKAHRALGCSGYSRSDFLVSEDGLAYILETNTLPGMTPLSLFPDSARAVGISYGELLERFIELALEK
- a CDS encoding adaptor protein MecA, which codes for MRFEKQTKEHLRVYLTASDLSIRGIAIDTIVGESGQDLWRELLETAEAEFGFMPQGTVDLNVTMFPRDGLVIDVQKVEAAVPDADQEQVEIRLTIDVIHHLIYQFDDIEDVINASVRLFPHMQDTEQGGALYHYDGHYYLHFVEVLKPDVEERLAAILSEYGRTTTVSPYVMMEYGKTIQTEQAVKQLYDTFA
- a CDS encoding MerR family transcriptional regulator; the protein is MPKYSIKTVASLTGVNPTTIRAWERRYQFIVPSRTESGHRLYSDQDVEKIKWVVEKQREGLTVSQAIQQLHEAPKPKPARLYDEELMDGLLEALLSFDERKAHDLINRAFNTFSFEKVTKDIIGPLLVEIGTRWENGDITIAHEHFATAFLRARLSTLSLQMPMNPFLPRIICVCAPGEMHEIGLLFVTLYLRQYGYDVIFLGAGFPKEDLNEALHDIHAKCLIFSCTLTEHLEDLKEAMRFIQADHPDLVIGAGGYAVSLHASEFESAFLGDTPEAWTEWLSTI